A window of Streptomyces marispadix contains these coding sequences:
- a CDS encoding lanthionine synthetase LanC family protein: MAGILFALATTGRLLENDGWVEAAQGAVPLVLDQIRDIPPERLPVDVVGGVAGVMSCLTAIGGPHADDSLASLTAMLVSALGAGRGHESVLAQSGFAHGVSGLIHALSSAFPRVPETQRDSVKSALESLVERLQGFYDTSEGNWYSNVATPWSFSTGWCHGATGIALALSEYASVSDDEVVPAMRDVAVGNLIRHGFGRNMTWCHGDLGNHDVLSKLARDVDPSLRDEVSEIEGRWLQPDVFKRKISDNQSRYAHTNSLMVGTAGIVLHLVNRIDPSAHISPVTLTYESR, from the coding sequence ATGGCCGGCATCCTCTTCGCCCTGGCGACGACGGGCCGCCTGCTGGAGAACGACGGCTGGGTCGAGGCAGCGCAGGGCGCCGTGCCGCTGGTGCTCGACCAGATACGTGACATACCGCCGGAGCGGCTGCCGGTCGACGTCGTCGGCGGCGTCGCGGGCGTGATGTCGTGCCTGACCGCGATCGGCGGCCCGCACGCCGACGACTCCCTCGCGTCGCTGACCGCGATGCTCGTCTCCGCGCTCGGCGCCGGACGCGGCCATGAGTCCGTACTGGCACAGTCGGGATTCGCACACGGCGTCAGCGGCCTCATCCACGCCCTGAGCAGTGCCTTCCCCCGCGTCCCCGAGACGCAGCGCGACTCCGTGAAGTCCGCGCTTGAGAGCCTCGTGGAGCGGCTTCAGGGCTTCTACGACACCAGTGAGGGCAACTGGTACTCGAACGTGGCAACGCCGTGGTCGTTCTCGACCGGCTGGTGCCATGGAGCGACCGGTATCGCCCTCGCGCTGTCCGAGTACGCCTCCGTCTCCGACGACGAGGTCGTACCGGCCATGAGGGACGTGGCCGTCGGCAACCTCATCCGCCACGGCTTCGGCCGCAACATGACGTGGTGCCACGGCGACCTCGGCAACCACGACGTCCTGTCGAAGCTCGCCCGCGACGTCGACCCGTCCCTGCGCGACGAGGTCTCCGAGATCGAGGGCAGATGGCTCCAACCGGACGTCTTCAAGCGGAAGATCAGCGACAACCAGAGCCGCTACGCCCACACCAACAGCCTGATGGTCGGCACCGCGGGCATCGTGCTGCACCTGGTCAACCGCATCGACCCCAGCGCCCACATCTCCCCGGTCACCCTCACCTACGAGAGCCGGTAG
- a CDS encoding plantaricin C family lantibiotic: MYKGDVSLVEEIAEQDFEGVAYGACTTNTFSLSDALTNTGGWCTLTVECQPNCN, from the coding sequence GTGTACAAGGGCGACGTTTCGCTGGTTGAAGAGATTGCAGAGCAGGACTTCGAGGGTGTCGCCTACGGCGCCTGCACCACCAACACCTTCTCTCTCTCCGACGCTCTGACCAACACCGGCGGCTGGTGCACCCTGACCGTCGAGTGCCAGCCCAACTGCAACTGA
- a CDS encoding ATP-binding cassette domain-containing protein has product MIEVQNLTKRYGETLAVDRLSFRVLPGRVTGFLGPNGAGKSTTMRAVVGLDRPTAGRVLIDGKPYRELARPLTKVGVLLEAKALHGGRTAYGHLLGLARSNRIPDRRVREVLETVGLGGTAKKRAGGFSLGMAQRLGVAAALLGDPEVLLFDEPVNGLDPEGILWIRGLMKKLAAEGRTVFVSSHLMSEMALTAEHLIVIGQGRLLADTSVEDFIARNSRSYILIRTPEPERMRDVLAAKGIHTDDGPDGVLEAVGTTLETVGSLASANRVTVYEISPRTASLEEAFMQLTADSVDYRATQEVR; this is encoded by the coding sequence ATGATCGAGGTTCAGAATCTGACCAAACGCTACGGGGAGACCCTCGCGGTCGACCGGCTCTCCTTCCGGGTGCTCCCGGGCCGGGTGACCGGCTTCCTCGGGCCGAACGGAGCCGGCAAGTCCACGACCATGCGTGCCGTGGTCGGACTCGACAGGCCCACCGCCGGACGCGTACTGATCGACGGCAAGCCCTACAGGGAACTGGCCCGTCCGCTGACCAAGGTCGGCGTACTGCTGGAGGCCAAGGCGCTGCACGGCGGACGCACCGCCTACGGCCACCTGCTGGGCCTGGCCCGCAGCAACCGCATCCCGGACCGCCGCGTCCGCGAGGTCCTGGAGACCGTCGGCCTCGGCGGCACCGCGAAGAAGCGGGCGGGCGGCTTCTCGCTGGGCATGGCGCAGCGCCTCGGCGTGGCGGCTGCCCTGCTCGGCGACCCGGAGGTCCTGCTGTTCGACGAGCCGGTCAACGGCCTCGACCCGGAGGGCATCCTGTGGATCCGCGGGCTGATGAAGAAGCTCGCGGCCGAGGGCCGCACGGTCTTCGTCTCCAGCCATCTGATGAGCGAAATGGCCCTGACCGCCGAGCACTTGATCGTGATCGGGCAGGGACGGCTGCTCGCGGACACCTCCGTCGAGGACTTCATCGCCCGTAACTCACGCTCGTACATCCTGATCCGCACCCCCGAACCGGAGCGGATGCGGGACGTGCTCGCGGCGAAGGGCATCCACACCGACGACGGTCCGGACGGCGTGCTCGAAGCGGTCGGCACCACCTTGGAGACGGTCGGCTCGCTGGCCTCCGCGAACCGGGTGACGGTCTACGAGATCAGCCCCCGCACGGCCTCGCTCGAAGAGGCGTTCATGCAGCTCACCGCCGACTCGGTGGACTACCGCGCGACGCAGGAGGTGCGCTGA
- a CDS encoding SRPBCC family protein, producing MPDTKSKAESGSSTDGGSGLDRVREELTNYLMAKAGNLVTSAGKKTGEFAQKAVTGGGDGSGVADSMGKVLKGESPAKAIGGQMAKTVKDKTVGKVQELFSGGGKAGEKKVTNIVEAFDVGLPLRRVYDHWTEFEEFSGFMKGVVEASRSDEEEDVTSKWTVKVGPSKRSWEATVLEQVPDKRIVWETKGETKTHGAVSFHELAPSLTRVVVVVEYTPGGFLEKTGNLWRAQGRRLRLDLKHFQRYVTLGVQEVPEGWRGEIREGEVVRTHEDALAQEEEEEREDEKGEFEDEEEDGNADEGEGGDEYEGDEDGEYEEEEDEETR from the coding sequence ATGCCGGACACGAAGAGCAAAGCGGAGAGCGGGAGTTCGACGGACGGCGGCTCCGGGCTCGACAGAGTGCGGGAGGAACTCACCAACTATCTGATGGCGAAGGCCGGAAACCTCGTCACCTCGGCCGGGAAGAAGACGGGGGAATTCGCGCAGAAGGCCGTGACCGGAGGAGGGGACGGGAGCGGTGTCGCCGATTCCATGGGCAAGGTGCTCAAGGGAGAGTCCCCGGCGAAGGCGATCGGCGGCCAGATGGCCAAGACCGTCAAGGACAAGACCGTCGGCAAGGTGCAGGAACTCTTCTCAGGCGGTGGAAAGGCCGGTGAGAAGAAGGTCACCAACATCGTCGAGGCGTTCGATGTGGGGCTGCCGTTGCGCCGGGTGTACGACCACTGGACGGAGTTCGAGGAGTTCAGCGGCTTCATGAAGGGCGTCGTCGAGGCGTCGCGTTCGGACGAGGAGGAGGACGTCACCTCCAAGTGGACCGTCAAGGTGGGCCCGTCCAAACGCAGTTGGGAGGCCACCGTCCTGGAGCAGGTCCCCGACAAGCGCATCGTCTGGGAGACCAAGGGCGAGACGAAGACGCACGGCGCCGTCTCCTTCCATGAACTCGCCCCCAGCCTCACCCGGGTCGTGGTCGTCGTCGAATACACCCCCGGCGGGTTCCTGGAGAAGACGGGCAATCTGTGGCGTGCGCAGGGGCGCAGGCTCCGCCTCGATCTGAAGCACTTCCAGCGCTATGTGACGCTCGGCGTCCAGGAGGTGCCGGAGGGCTGGCGCGGCGAGATCCGCGAGGGAGAAGTCGTACGCACCCACGAGGACGCGCTCGCCCAGGAGGAAGAGGAGGAACGCGAGGACGAGAAAGGGGAGTTCGAAGACGAGGAAGAAGACGGGAACGCCGACGAGGGCGAGGGCGGGGACGAGTACGAGGGCGACGAGGACGGGGAGTACGAAGAGGAAGAGGACGAGGAGACCCGGTAG
- a CDS encoding class II lanthipeptide, LchA2/BrtA2 family: protein MSEDILGGYDEAELVELSDADTYGGTGPWCVATVTLATAAICPTTKCTSQC, encoded by the coding sequence ATGAGCGAGGACATTCTCGGTGGATACGACGAGGCCGAGCTCGTCGAGCTGAGCGACGCCGACACCTACGGCGGCACCGGCCCGTGGTGCGTCGCCACCGTCACGCTGGCGACCGCGGCGATCTGCCCCACCACGAAGTGCACCAGCCAGTGCTGA
- a CDS encoding peptidase domain-containing ABC transporter translates to MGLAIGGRKAMRRMPTVTQVTQTECGLCCTVSLLRYYGRAEDISTAREAMDAGRDGLSAGQLARFLRTRGMETKLFRAKDVAALEKFTSPVIIYWEDYHFVVLEKFDGRKATVMDPAVGRRRLSRDELAEGFSGIVVSAEVGPDFEKSKRKPLSEWRNVSLFAEGSPKKIALVGLLSFSGYGAILGIPMLTEWAVDRQKQWHGLDDLFVVLAAVFGVALTYLALHVVRVMVLSSVVALLGKHLMSTTFTKLLFLPYKFFTVRQPGELLFRLNSVNMIRDLLSSRVAQGILDVGTLLCVTGYLFYVEWRLGLIAVGLFVLNAAYLMKTRPRLMEYVDAEISQLSKSQSTQLDAIVSIPTIKMGGYAHEFVETWSKVYTSSLEAMKDRMRMQQGRISGVTTTTQMFGPMTLLLTSLYFVSHGYISLGAAIAVQAVSATYFSLSTSVFQTYTEFTEAGRYMARLNDIVKSEPEDPGGTLTDLLSTAIQLEDVSFQYTKHSDFVVRNVSLDIPAGSKVALVGPSGSGKSTLGRIICGLYEPTRGVIRFGDVEQRHYDRNALRRQIGYIPQEIHLHNRTILENLTLGQDIPPEVVREYCAGVGILDFLEDLPMGLKTLVSEMGANFSGGQRQRLAIVRALLQNPPILVMDEATSALDTVNERRVGEIIEHIGSTQVIIAHRLATIKSADHIYVLDNGRVVEQGSHAQLLGTGAVYTDLYAEKSPELFAGGDRA, encoded by the coding sequence ATGGGACTTGCCATCGGGGGACGCAAGGCGATGCGGCGCATGCCGACGGTCACGCAGGTGACCCAGACCGAGTGCGGGCTGTGCTGCACGGTCTCGCTGCTGCGCTACTACGGCCGCGCCGAGGACATCTCCACCGCACGCGAGGCCATGGACGCCGGCCGTGACGGCCTCAGCGCCGGACAGCTCGCCCGCTTCCTGCGCACACGCGGCATGGAGACGAAGCTCTTCCGCGCCAAGGACGTCGCGGCGCTGGAGAAGTTCACCTCACCGGTGATCATTTACTGGGAGGACTACCACTTCGTCGTCCTGGAGAAGTTCGACGGCCGCAAGGCGACGGTCATGGACCCGGCCGTCGGCAGGCGCAGGCTCAGCCGCGACGAACTCGCCGAGGGCTTCAGCGGCATCGTCGTATCGGCCGAAGTGGGCCCGGACTTCGAGAAGTCGAAGCGGAAGCCGCTGTCGGAGTGGCGCAACGTCTCCCTCTTCGCGGAGGGTTCACCCAAGAAGATCGCCCTCGTGGGGCTGCTCTCCTTCAGCGGCTACGGCGCGATCCTGGGCATCCCCATGCTGACGGAGTGGGCCGTCGACCGGCAGAAGCAATGGCACGGCCTGGACGACCTGTTCGTGGTGCTGGCCGCCGTCTTCGGCGTGGCCCTCACCTATCTCGCGCTGCACGTCGTCAGGGTGATGGTCCTGTCGTCCGTGGTGGCGCTGCTCGGCAAGCACCTGATGAGCACCACGTTCACCAAGCTGCTCTTCCTGCCGTACAAGTTCTTCACGGTGCGGCAGCCCGGCGAGCTGCTGTTCCGGCTCAACAGCGTCAACATGATCCGGGACCTGCTCTCCTCACGCGTGGCGCAGGGAATCCTCGACGTGGGGACCCTGCTGTGCGTCACGGGCTATCTCTTCTACGTGGAGTGGCGCCTCGGCCTCATCGCCGTCGGGCTCTTCGTGCTCAACGCGGCGTATCTGATGAAGACGCGTCCACGGCTGATGGAGTATGTCGACGCCGAGATAAGCCAGTTGAGCAAGAGCCAGTCCACCCAGCTCGACGCGATCGTGTCGATACCCACCATCAAGATGGGCGGCTACGCGCACGAGTTCGTCGAGACCTGGAGCAAGGTCTACACGTCCTCGCTGGAGGCGATGAAGGACCGCATGCGGATGCAGCAGGGCCGCATCTCGGGCGTGACCACGACGACGCAGATGTTCGGCCCGATGACCCTGCTGCTGACCAGCCTCTACTTCGTCAGCCACGGCTACATCTCGCTGGGCGCGGCGATCGCCGTGCAGGCCGTCTCCGCGACGTACTTCTCGCTGTCGACGTCGGTGTTCCAGACGTACACCGAGTTCACCGAGGCCGGGCGCTACATGGCCAGGCTGAACGACATCGTCAAGTCCGAGCCGGAGGACCCGGGCGGCACCCTCACGGATCTGCTGTCGACGGCGATCCAGTTGGAGGACGTCAGCTTCCAGTACACGAAGCACAGCGACTTCGTCGTGCGCAACGTCTCGCTGGACATCCCCGCCGGATCGAAGGTGGCGCTCGTAGGGCCGTCAGGCTCGGGCAAGTCCACGCTGGGCAGGATCATCTGCGGCCTCTACGAACCGACCCGCGGCGTCATCCGTTTCGGCGACGTCGAGCAGCGCCACTACGACAGGAACGCGCTGCGGAGGCAGATCGGCTACATCCCGCAGGAGATCCATCTGCACAACCGCACCATCCTGGAGAACCTGACGCTGGGCCAGGACATCCCGCCCGAGGTGGTACGCGAGTACTGCGCGGGCGTCGGCATCCTCGACTTCCTCGAAGACCTGCCCATGGGGCTGAAGACCCTGGTCTCGGAGATGGGCGCCAACTTCTCGGGCGGCCAGCGCCAGCGGCTCGCGATCGTCAGGGCGCTGCTCCAGAACCCGCCGATCCTCGTGATGGACGAGGCGACGTCCGCACTCGACACCGTCAACGAGCGGCGCGTCGGCGAGATCATCGAGCACATCGGCTCGACGCAGGTGATCATCGCCCACCGCCTGGCGACCATCAAATCCGCGGACCACATCTACGTGCTGGACAACGGGCGCGTCGTCGAGCAGGGCAGCCACGCCCAACTCCTGGGCACCGGCGCTGTGTACACGGATCTCTACGCGGAGAAGTCCCCGGAGCTGTTCGCCGGAGGTGACCGGGCATGA
- the lanM gene encoding type 2 lanthipeptide synthetase LanM, producing MSEPEVSIPAFLPFYVHLAPRGDVESALRDAVAPVAAPGAVEDLLDDAWHGLVAAVEGQSFRTLIGEFHAFRERRGLPMTAEGDEALTLFREHLGDADNCREITGRYPVLKQRVTTILHNSLSAYGDVFAAYAQDEAQLKAAGLVPSPEPGGLKKIVFSGSDPHNENRQVVHVRLAGGTRLVFKPRALVSDRFVKDLYAAADPYLRHSLRECIPVSVTSGKHGWQQFAESKAMDSPDQPARYFYRFGALCAILGSIGASDLHDENLLACGENPCVIDTETMTRADAGVENDSLPHVIMNHMKLSVVSTMLVPMVDPTSPIDINMAGVGVAGDQKSKNLTRPVVRDNTTDNISVKWEPVTYKHHGNVSRLGDRRLSATEYFADTLEGYFDALEFVRGDGIVKILDAYPEMTVRSLLRSTMVYSRFLDAFTHPRYLGEPAEAARLLGLLKNMPEYLSPEAAEYAREEERSALFSGNVPYFVTRSDSTELATHRSSFPGVYKTTPIEMARRGVEQNAARTDLYHQFLLEECFGEAVADDDLAGLSSESLFGQHSLTRARAGSWWPEIARKIDAVSVPFEGPDGRETGWLCGIGPERNAPTMTAGNFVSFHDSGGIVTFLERAARDGKDAEAAYRSADRGLRSLLARYGESLMQTPESVFTGAASMLLARPGGVEADWLAQIFEKLEERAESDELEKDLANGPAGMLMALLSRVEMSRSASRTAFRSESSRVESSAEWSDGGPYGEARLARLRELTLAHLAAPRTAEWFDVAHGELGLRWALSRTGRVLGDDRLVEESAEWLLARREFDGESPYAGWCNGAAGLLLASAEILTAAGRQERLHGARLGELVDKATTITPDRPLDLSVCHGSSGVVQSLIAAAGILGDESLVSRAQDYQERVLDTARAHGFYTGAGGRTSLLGYMFGWSGIGDTDAVLQLAVKAEGTGSQDFHIPVALCCGVPERRTAVQHQEVPK from the coding sequence ATGAGCGAACCAGAGGTGTCGATCCCGGCGTTCCTGCCGTTCTATGTGCATCTCGCGCCGAGGGGCGACGTGGAGTCCGCGCTGCGGGACGCGGTCGCGCCCGTCGCCGCTCCCGGCGCCGTCGAGGATCTGCTCGACGACGCCTGGCACGGGCTCGTAGCCGCCGTCGAGGGGCAGTCGTTCCGCACGCTCATCGGCGAGTTCCACGCCTTCAGGGAGAGGCGCGGGCTGCCGATGACGGCCGAGGGCGACGAGGCGCTGACGCTCTTCCGCGAACATCTCGGCGACGCGGACAACTGCCGTGAGATCACCGGGAGATACCCGGTGCTGAAGCAGCGCGTCACCACGATCCTGCACAACTCCCTCTCCGCTTACGGGGACGTCTTCGCCGCGTACGCGCAGGACGAAGCGCAGCTCAAGGCCGCGGGGCTGGTGCCGTCGCCGGAACCCGGCGGCCTGAAGAAGATCGTCTTCAGCGGCTCCGATCCGCACAACGAGAACCGGCAGGTCGTCCACGTGCGGCTCGCCGGGGGCACGAGGCTGGTCTTCAAACCGCGTGCCCTCGTCTCCGACCGCTTCGTGAAGGACCTCTACGCGGCGGCCGACCCGTATCTGAGGCATTCGCTGCGTGAATGCATTCCGGTGTCGGTGACGTCCGGAAAACACGGCTGGCAGCAGTTCGCCGAGTCGAAGGCGATGGACTCGCCCGACCAACCGGCAAGGTACTTCTACCGGTTCGGAGCCCTCTGCGCGATCCTGGGCTCCATCGGCGCATCCGATCTCCACGACGAGAACCTGCTGGCCTGCGGCGAGAATCCGTGCGTCATCGACACCGAGACGATGACCCGTGCCGACGCGGGTGTGGAGAACGACTCGCTGCCGCACGTGATCATGAATCACATGAAGCTCTCCGTCGTCTCGACGATGCTGGTGCCGATGGTCGACCCGACCTCGCCCATCGACATCAACATGGCGGGCGTGGGCGTCGCCGGCGACCAGAAGTCGAAGAACCTCACCAGGCCCGTCGTACGCGACAACACGACGGACAACATCTCCGTCAAATGGGAGCCGGTGACCTACAAGCACCACGGAAACGTCTCCCGCCTCGGCGACCGGCGCCTGTCGGCCACGGAGTATTTCGCCGACACCCTGGAGGGATACTTCGACGCCCTGGAGTTCGTACGCGGCGACGGCATCGTGAAGATACTCGACGCCTATCCGGAGATGACCGTGAGGAGCCTGCTCCGGTCGACGATGGTCTACAGCAGATTCCTCGACGCCTTCACGCATCCCAGATACCTGGGGGAGCCCGCGGAGGCCGCCCGGCTGCTCGGGCTGCTGAAGAACATGCCCGAGTATCTGTCGCCCGAGGCCGCCGAATACGCCCGTGAGGAAGAGCGTTCCGCGCTCTTCTCCGGGAACGTCCCGTATTTCGTGACCCGTAGCGACTCCACTGAACTGGCCACGCACAGAAGCAGTTTCCCCGGCGTCTACAAGACGACGCCCATCGAGATGGCACGCAGGGGAGTGGAGCAGAACGCCGCCCGCACGGACCTCTACCACCAGTTCCTGCTGGAGGAGTGCTTCGGGGAGGCCGTCGCCGACGACGACCTGGCGGGGCTGTCGTCGGAGAGTCTCTTCGGGCAGCACTCGCTGACCCGGGCCCGAGCCGGTAGCTGGTGGCCGGAGATCGCGCGGAAGATCGACGCCGTGAGCGTCCCCTTCGAGGGGCCCGACGGTCGCGAGACGGGATGGCTGTGCGGCATCGGACCCGAGCGGAACGCACCGACGATGACCGCTGGGAACTTCGTCTCGTTCCACGACTCCGGCGGCATCGTGACCTTCCTGGAGCGCGCCGCACGCGACGGCAAGGACGCCGAAGCCGCCTACCGGAGTGCCGATCGCGGCCTGCGCAGCCTGCTCGCCCGCTACGGCGAATCCCTGATGCAGACCCCGGAGTCGGTCTTCACCGGTGCCGCCTCGATGCTGCTGGCCAGGCCCGGCGGCGTCGAGGCCGACTGGCTCGCGCAGATCTTCGAGAAGCTCGAAGAGCGCGCCGAATCCGACGAGTTGGAGAAGGACCTCGCGAACGGACCGGCCGGCATGCTGATGGCGCTGCTGTCCCGCGTCGAGATGTCGCGCAGCGCGTCCCGTACCGCGTTCCGCAGCGAGTCCTCCCGGGTGGAGTCGTCTGCCGAGTGGAGCGACGGCGGACCGTACGGCGAGGCCCGTCTGGCACGGCTGCGCGAACTGACCCTGGCCCATCTCGCCGCCCCCAGAACCGCCGAGTGGTTCGACGTCGCACACGGCGAACTCGGCCTGCGGTGGGCCCTGTCCCGTACGGGGAGAGTGCTCGGCGACGACCGTCTCGTCGAAGAGTCGGCGGAATGGCTCCTCGCCCGCCGGGAGTTCGACGGCGAGAGCCCTTACGCGGGATGGTGCAACGGCGCCGCCGGGCTTCTGCTCGCCTCCGCGGAGATACTCACCGCGGCCGGCCGGCAGGAGCGGCTGCACGGCGCACGTCTCGGCGAACTCGTGGACAAGGCCACCACGATCACTCCGGACCGGCCTCTCGATCTGTCGGTCTGCCACGGCAGCAGCGGCGTCGTGCAGTCACTGATCGCCGCCGCGGGAATCCTCGGCGACGAATCCCTCGTCTCCCGCGCGCAGGACTATCAGGAACGAGTTCTCGATACGGCACGGGCGCACGGCTTCTACACCGGCGCCGGAGGGCGGACATCGCTCCTCGGCTACATGTTCGGCTGGTCCGGCATCGGCGACACCGACGCCGTTCTTCAGCTCGCGGTCAAGGCCGAGGGCACCGGCTCCCAGGATTTCCACATTCCCGTCGCACTCTGCTGCGGCGTGCCCGAACGACGGACAGCAGTACAGCACCAGGAGGTACCGAAATGA
- a CDS encoding DUF6114 domain-containing protein, producing the protein MLLIWRRWRGWRRGRPFWGGLFTVVAGVEIGVLPLAPMKVMLHQGTAGVPTVVLAVIMVVLGLSGWFTPQHRGLAGIITVILATAALVLSNLGGFMIGTLLGVFGGALMFAWRPLPLEPSAEAGTEPEGGTGDADATAGPLPAAAFHSEAPVAVASRKAATAETSATAQTTETATTTGAADDSGARDTPGSAASGSASGSTSGGPSGEQAGSPTRHRSKFESADSSLAAAFGVDDDPFPQPRSDATRRKSQD; encoded by the coding sequence ATGCTTCTGATCTGGCGCCGCTGGCGCGGTTGGCGACGTGGACGGCCGTTCTGGGGCGGCCTGTTCACCGTCGTCGCGGGTGTGGAGATCGGTGTACTGCCGCTGGCACCGATGAAGGTGATGCTGCATCAGGGAACGGCCGGCGTTCCCACCGTCGTACTGGCGGTGATCATGGTCGTCCTGGGGCTCAGCGGCTGGTTCACGCCCCAGCACCGCGGGCTGGCCGGGATCATCACGGTCATCCTCGCGACCGCCGCGCTGGTCCTGTCGAACCTCGGCGGGTTCATGATCGGCACTCTGCTGGGCGTGTTCGGGGGCGCGCTGATGTTCGCCTGGCGCCCGCTGCCCTTGGAGCCCTCCGCGGAGGCGGGCACGGAGCCGGAAGGCGGCACCGGCGATGCCGACGCCACGGCGGGTCCACTGCCCGCCGCCGCGTTCCACTCCGAGGCACCGGTGGCCGTCGCCTCCCGTAAGGCCGCTACGGCTGAGACGTCGGCGACGGCGCAGACGACGGAGACGGCAACGACGACGGGCGCGGCGGACGACTCCGGGGCGCGCGACACTCCTGGTTCCGCTGCGTCCGGCAGTGCATCCGGCAGCACGTCCGGTGGTCCGTCCGGCGAGCAGGCCGGGTCCCCGACGCGGCACCGCTCCAAGTTCGAGTCCGCCGACTCCTCTCTCGCCGCCGCCTTCGGCGTCGACGACGATCCCTTCCCACAGCCCCGCAGCGACGCCACACGGAGGAAGAGCCAGGACTGA
- a CDS encoding LLM class flavin-dependent oxidoreductase, producing the protein MRLSILLPFGPVRPEQVVPFANLVNWTCADRLWQGHGMLLDSHHLINWLAGIGIRIPSGFGVTLMPLRSPYQAAIEARSVALATGRSVVAGFGPGGLQAQRSFLGKPYAGQIGACREYVTTVRGLLHGETVENSGDHFPGVSKLLEYKQPPVSVGLGVLRERMAALAGELADVAITWLGSAAYLDQILMPAMRKGAEERKWDKPATVTAIVPVALSGPDRRVEELAGASCGTHIQAPHYQDALKKAGIVVSGDGDPGDAVKLVDGGVFLYGTAEEIHERLDEYRAIGVDEVVLNATGVGLVAGPRAAAQDLLEILGAAP; encoded by the coding sequence GTGCGGCTCTCGATACTCCTCCCCTTCGGCCCGGTACGGCCGGAACAGGTGGTCCCGTTCGCGAATCTCGTCAACTGGACCTGCGCCGACCGGCTTTGGCAAGGCCATGGAATGCTGCTGGACAGCCACCATCTGATCAACTGGCTCGCCGGAATCGGGATCAGGATTCCCAGCGGATTCGGCGTCACGCTGATGCCGCTGCGCTCCCCGTACCAGGCGGCGATAGAGGCGCGTTCGGTGGCGCTCGCCACGGGCCGTTCCGTCGTCGCCGGATTCGGCCCCGGCGGGCTTCAGGCGCAGCGCAGTTTCCTCGGCAAGCCCTACGCCGGCCAGATAGGCGCGTGCCGCGAATACGTGACGACGGTGCGCGGACTGCTTCACGGAGAGACCGTCGAGAACTCCGGAGACCACTTCCCCGGGGTCTCCAAGCTCCTCGAATACAAGCAGCCGCCCGTTTCCGTCGGACTGGGCGTGCTCCGCGAGAGGATGGCCGCCCTCGCGGGCGAACTCGCCGACGTGGCCATCACCTGGCTGGGCTCGGCCGCGTATCTGGACCAGATCCTGATGCCCGCCATGCGCAAGGGCGCCGAGGAGCGGAAGTGGGACAAGCCCGCGACCGTCACCGCGATCGTGCCGGTCGCGCTGTCAGGCCCCGACCGCAGGGTCGAGGAGCTGGCGGGCGCCTCGTGCGGCACGCACATCCAGGCCCCGCACTATCAGGACGCGCTGAAGAAGGCCGGAATCGTGGTGTCGGGCGACGGCGACCCGGGCGACGCCGTGAAGCTCGTCGACGGCGGCGTCTTCCTCTACGGAACGGCCGAGGAGATCCACGAAAGGCTGGATGAGTACCGGGCGATCGGCGTCGACGAGGTGGTGCTGAACGCCACGGGTGTCGGCCTCGTCGCGGGTCCTCGCGCCGCCGCCCAGGATCTGCTGGAGATCCTGGGCGCGGCGCCCTGA
- a CDS encoding ABC transporter permease subunit, with protein MADTTAAVAFEWTKIRTLRSTVWSLACYSVVSVAVALLFGYVMKGVYADMSASAQARFDPVASGFSGLKLGMIALVVFGVLSVSSEYTTGTIRSSLTAVPRRGVFYAAKMVTGIGTAMILSVVVVTASFLATQLTMGSDAGVSLADEGVLRAMTGGVLYMTLICAFSMGLASVLRSSALTMGILVPLFFMISTILNSIPGVQKAAQFLPDLAGGLILRREPPAGDTILTPWTGMAVLAAWAVLAVGAGYAALRRRDA; from the coding sequence ATGGCCGACACGACAGCAGCGGTGGCCTTCGAGTGGACCAAGATCCGCACACTGCGCTCCACGGTGTGGAGCCTCGCCTGCTACTCCGTCGTCAGCGTGGCCGTCGCGCTCCTCTTCGGGTACGTCATGAAGGGCGTGTACGCGGACATGAGCGCGTCGGCGCAGGCCCGCTTCGACCCCGTGGCCTCGGGGTTCAGCGGCCTGAAGCTCGGCATGATCGCGCTCGTCGTCTTCGGCGTGCTGAGCGTGAGCAGCGAGTACACGACCGGCACGATCCGCAGCTCGCTCACCGCCGTGCCCCGGCGCGGGGTCTTCTACGCGGCGAAGATGGTCACCGGGATCGGCACGGCGATGATCCTCTCCGTCGTCGTCGTGACGGCGAGCTTCCTCGCCACGCAGCTCACCATGGGCAGCGACGCGGGCGTCTCCCTCGCCGACGAGGGAGTGCTGCGGGCCATGACCGGCGGGGTGCTCTATATGACGCTGATCTGCGCGTTCTCCATGGGACTCGCCAGCGTGCTGCGCAGCTCGGCGCTGACCATGGGCATCCTGGTGCCGCTGTTCTTCATGATCTCGACAATCCTCAACTCCATTCCGGGAGTTCAGAAGGCGGCCCAGTTCCTGCCCGACCTGGCCGGGGGGCTCATCCTCCGCAGGGAGCCGCCCGCGGGCGACACGATCCTCACGCCGTGGACGGGCATGGCGGTGCTCGCCGCCTGGGCCGTACTGGCAGTCGGCGCGGGGTACGCGGCGCTGCGGCGCAGGGACGCGTGA